From a region of the Nilaparvata lugens isolate BPH unplaced genomic scaffold, ASM1435652v1 scaffold4622, whole genome shotgun sequence genome:
- the LOC120355755 gene encoding muscle M-line assembly protein unc-89-like: MSEKSGKASGSGQRKSLEEEIQQSLATRTAWADDAERAGPSSDAGTSGATTDTDSRKIILEALEKIKRKKSPKEREKKRTRSEKEPEEDRTQDKRSRPEHGRGSPQKTSAPKEQRKPKSPVRERKTRSDSSSSDDEAEEEVFVKTPERGKVMTSAAMLLDIEKLLNEMANYTKGGNKNMSKTASEYLSRRIKEVKTSVVKLGNSLDVLTEGPRKEEVRPQKTFAEAVRVQQRQETVIRVNSLKGKETPKELRAKFEACLSPRKQQLHVKRVREAKAGGLVVAVEDKRTADLIEKSIQEKKPGLKVEKLVKRKPRLIIFDVPVEDREEQVLEDFRVQNTKLSKEHFKESVKVLFKTGQRDKERRHYVVEVAPAVRKLFLTKGRLYRGYESHRVVDFVRPLRCNKCLRYGHMAKSCSEERAHCSRCGKTDHLVKDCERSSKESSCVNCLREKKPGNHSINAKRCPVYLRAVDMERRRFNLDDD, translated from the coding sequence ATGAGCGAAAAAAGTGGAAAAGCATCTGGCTCCGGCCAACGAAAATCACTAGAGGAAGAGATTCAACAAAGTCTGGCTACCAGAACGGCGTGGGCTGATGATGCGGAGCGCGCAGGTCCATCAAGCGATGCTGGCACATCAGGGGCTACAACTGACACGGACAGTCGTAAAATCATATTGGAGGCTCTGGAGAAAATCAAGAGGAAGAAGTCGCctaaagaaagagagaagaagaggacaAGGTCCGAGAAAGAACCTGAGGAGGATAGAACACAGGATAAGCGCTCGAGACCGGAACATGGTAGGGGTAGCCCACAAAAGACCTCGGCACCCAAAGAGCAGCGTAAACCTAAGAGtccagtgagagagagaaaaacaagGAGTGATTCATCCTCCTCAGATGATGAGGCGGAAGAAGAAGTCTTCGTGAAAACACCAGAGCGTGGTAAAGTAATGACATCAGCAGCGATGTTATTGGATATTGAGAAACTCTTGAATGAAATGGCAAATTACACAAAGGGTGGAAACAAGAACATGTCAAAGACGGCATCTGAATACCTGTCAAGGAGGATCAAAGAAGTCAAAACCAGTGTTGTCAAACTGGGCAACTCCTTGGACGTCCTGACTGAAGGCCCAAGGAAGGAAGAGGTAAGGCCACAAAAGACGTTTGCTGAAGCTGTGAGAGTCCAGCAAAGACAAGAGACTGTAATCAGGGTGAACAGTCTCAAAGGCAAGGAAACACCTAAAGAATTGAGAGCGAAATTTGAGGCCTGCCTTAGCCCAAGGAAGCAGCAACTGCATGTGAAAAGAGTTCGAGAAGCGAAAGCCGGTGGTCTGGTGGTAGCGGTTGAGGACAAGAGGACTGCGGATCTGATTGAAAAATCAATCCAAGAGAAAAAACCGGGACTGAAGGTAGAGAAGCTTGTGAAAAGGAAACCGCGATTGATCATTTTCGATGTGCCTGTAGAAGACAGGGAAGAGCAGGTTCTTGAAGATTTTAGAGTGCAGAACACGAAGCTCTctaaagagcatttcaaagaaAGTGTGAAAGTCCTATTCAAAACTGGACAGAGAGATAAGGAGAGAAGACACTATGTGGTTGAAGTGGCACCTGCGGTGAGGAAACTGTTCCTCACCAAAGGTCGCCTTTACAGAGGATATGAATCACACAGAGTTGTGGATTTTGTTAGGCCTTTGAGGTGTAACAAATGCTTGAGATATGGACACATGGCCAAGTCCTGTTCGGAAGAAAGGGCTCATTGTTCCAGATGTGGGAAGACAGATCATCTTGTTAAAGATTGTGAAAGAAGTTCCAAAGAGTCATCCTGTGTAAATTGCCTAAGAGAAAAGAAGCCGGGTAATCACAGCATTAATGCTAAGAGATGCCCTGTCTATCTGAGAGCAGTAGACATGGAAAGGAGGAGATTCAATCttgatgatgattga